From the genome of Candidatus Desulfarcum epimagneticum, one region includes:
- a CDS encoding GNAT family N-acetyltransferase, with translation MLIIIKELKSPTPKQREEIAAIYLENGWWDEKNENPDLVSGIVSGSHCFVIAEFQGRIVGMGRAISDGASDAYIQDMAVQSGFKRKGVGTQILKKITSRIQSDGIGWIGLIAEKGSSRFYSGQGFEIFRDASPMLLKK, from the coding sequence GTGCTTATCATTATCAAAGAATTAAAATCGCCCACCCCGAAACAGCGCGAGGAGATCGCCGCCATTTACCTGGAAAACGGGTGGTGGGATGAAAAAAACGAAAACCCCGATCTGGTGTCCGGTATTGTGTCTGGAAGCCACTGCTTTGTGATCGCCGAGTTCCAGGGCCGAATCGTGGGCATGGGCCGGGCCATCAGCGACGGGGCGAGCGACGCCTACATCCAGGACATGGCCGTTCAATCCGGTTTCAAACGAAAGGGCGTCGGAACCCAAATTTTAAAAAAAATCACATCCCGAATTCAAAGCGACGGCATCGGGTGGATCGGCCTTATCGCCGAAAAAGGATCGAGCCGTTTTTACTCCGGCCAGGGGTTTGAAATCTTTCGGGACGCGTCTCCCATGCTTTTAAAAAAATGA
- a CDS encoding Alpha/beta hydrolase fold protein, with amino-acid sequence MEYEKTGGFFYRAAPQPFDPKKPTLILIHGAASNGSFWEEQAGGLKDTVNTAAPDLPGHGRDRGPAKDSVRGCADAVLAFIDAVRPPGPLSLCGISMGGAIVLELLTGARRELFASGVLINTGAKLGVDRAILDLIERDYSDYIAMLRLFAVSQNTEPEKTQTHIQEIAKCDPRVALGDFQACHAFDARDRLDRIKAPVLVLSAGDDTLTPPAYGEFLAQKIKDARLAHIPGAGHLSPIEKPGEVNAAIREFLRGAGQ; translated from the coding sequence ATGGAGTATGAAAAGACCGGGGGCTTTTTTTACAGGGCCGCTCCACAGCCCTTTGATCCGAAAAAGCCGACCCTGATTCTGATTCATGGCGCGGCCTCAAACGGCTCGTTCTGGGAAGAGCAGGCCGGGGGGCTCAAAGACACGGTCAACACGGCGGCGCCGGATCTTCCGGGCCACGGCCGGGACCGGGGCCCGGCGAAAGACAGCGTCCGGGGATGCGCCGACGCCGTTTTGGCGTTTATCGACGCCGTCCGCCCCCCGGGGCCTTTGTCCCTTTGCGGGATCAGCATGGGCGGGGCCATTGTTCTGGAGCTTTTGACGGGCGCGCGGCGGGAATTGTTCGCTTCCGGCGTTCTCATCAACACAGGGGCCAAACTGGGGGTGGACCGGGCGATTCTGGACCTGATTGAAAGAGACTATTCCGACTACATTGCCATGCTGCGTCTTTTCGCCGTTTCTCAAAACACAGAACCGGAAAAAACACAGACCCACATTCAAGAGATCGCAAAATGCGACCCCCGGGTGGCTTTGGGGGATTTTCAGGCATGCCATGCCTTTGACGCCCGGGATCGGCTGGACCGGATCAAGGCGCCGGTTCTGGTCCTTTCGGCGGGCGACGACACCCTGACCCCGCCGGCCTACGGAGAGTTTCTGGCCCAAAAGATCAAAGACGCCCGGCTTGCGCATATTCCGGGAGCGGGTCATCTTTCGCCCATTGAAAAACCCGGGGAGGTCAACGCGGCCATCCGGGAGTTTTTGCGCGGGGCCGGACAATGA
- a CDS encoding conserved hypothetical protein (Evidence 4 : Unknown function but conserved in other organisms) — protein MRGKTDRGNESAVRKAAIRLAGECGASRADILDALGLPMDKGLASICKDQRCGGYGFSASCPPHVMNPDAFEKEIPRFHSALAFQFSVHTDILFGDQRHEVLRVVHETASAIRKNALESGAARAMAIAAGPCKQIFCGAYNQCEKVHGNGRCRHPDEACPSMSGLGISFREISRRLGWDDDQKDGNGKSLSAMSGIVLLG, from the coding sequence ATGAGAGGCAAAACCGATCGGGGAAATGAGTCCGCTGTCCGGAAGGCCGCCATTCGCCTGGCGGGAGAATGCGGCGCGAGCCGGGCGGACATTTTGGACGCCTTGGGACTTCCCATGGACAAAGGTCTGGCCTCCATATGCAAAGACCAGCGCTGCGGCGGATACGGCTTTTCCGCCAGTTGCCCGCCCCATGTCATGAATCCCGACGCGTTTGAAAAGGAAATCCCGCGCTTTCATTCCGCGCTGGCCTTTCAGTTCAGCGTTCACACGGATATTTTATTCGGGGACCAGCGCCATGAGGTTTTGCGCGTGGTTCACGAAACCGCCTCCGCGATCCGAAAAAACGCGCTGGAATCGGGCGCCGCGCGGGCCATGGCCATCGCCGCCGGACCCTGCAAGCAAATATTTTGCGGCGCTTATAACCAGTGCGAAAAGGTTCACGGAAACGGCCGGTGCCGCCACCCGGACGAGGCCTGCCCGTCCATGTCGGGTCTGGGGATCAGCTTCAGGGAAATTTCCCGGCGCCTGGGCTGGGATGATGACCAGAAAGACGGGAATGGAAAATCGTTGAGCGCCATGTCCGGGATTGTGCTGCTGGGGTGA
- a CDS encoding hypothetical protein (Evidence 5 : Unknown function) gives MSNHRRLWAFFLGILFWGAAASVCRADFKPHSLEAGIEAFQTEYDASGLKNMRGPMVGFSGVYAYRSPWRLLLKAEFAAGFGQADYESAGTGSMDGVDHRIYEARGILGYVRDYDFGSFAVSAFAGAGFGRRNLIHDSSGMESTTGQLGYKREFVYDYTPIEIEAVLDLGDGWSLAFSAEYDFFWRGEHIRHVGQVYPSLNRVRNIQDSGYGLRGSLKITKTGPLTVAFEPFIRHWNIDQSSRVSFEGADPGVDFSKFTFEPQSETTEIGLKVCVRF, from the coding sequence ATGTCAAACCATCGGCGCTTATGGGCGTTTTTTTTAGGGATTCTTTTTTGGGGGGCGGCCGCCTCAGTCTGCCGGGCGGATTTTAAGCCCCATTCCCTGGAGGCGGGGATAGAGGCGTTTCAAACGGAATATGACGCGTCGGGCCTTAAAAACATGCGCGGCCCGATGGTGGGATTTTCGGGCGTTTACGCGTATCGCAGCCCCTGGCGCCTGCTTTTAAAGGCGGAGTTTGCGGCCGGTTTCGGCCAGGCGGATTATGAAAGCGCCGGGACCGGCTCCATGGACGGGGTGGACCACCGCATATATGAGGCCCGGGGCATCCTGGGATATGTCCGGGATTATGATTTCGGGTCCTTCGCCGTCAGCGCCTTTGCGGGCGCGGGTTTCGGCCGTCGGAATTTAATCCATGATTCCAGCGGAATGGAAAGCACAACCGGCCAGTTGGGCTATAAAAGGGAATTCGTTTACGATTACACGCCCATTGAGATCGAGGCGGTCCTGGACCTGGGCGACGGCTGGTCCCTGGCCTTTTCGGCGGAGTATGACTTTTTCTGGCGGGGGGAGCATATTCGTCATGTCGGCCAGGTGTATCCCAGTTTAAACCGCGTGAGAAACATCCAGGATTCCGGATACGGGTTGAGGGGTTCTTTAAAAATCACCAAAACCGGCCCGCTGACCGTGGCGTTTGAGCCGTTCATCCGGCATTGGAACATTGACCAGTCCAGCCGGGTTTCTTTTGAAGGGGCGGACCCGGGCGTTGATTTTTCAAAATTCACCTTTGAGCCCCAAAGCGAAACCACGGAGATCGGCCTTAAAGTATGCGTGCGGTTCTGA
- a CDS encoding conserved hypothetical protein (Evidence 4 : Unknown function but conserved in other organisms) — MKTKEVIQAVFAALVVCLSFPPGADAGSSRVGSKTYFETDRVIRFSNKVEKFLEQKQARAAILARVGIDRGKLPEGILFTHIGFAVHSQIAGSPGRKNSRYAIHNLYQRDGRPWRSDLIRDFPADFFSGARMLEAGIIIPGPELQKRLTQVISSDFYQDAHNSHYSTIANPFTLDMQNCTEHTLDIVFAAMYQTTDMAEIKRNQKKHFIPHPIRVNPLTLSIGAILIPGLSTSDHPGPPVTATFGSIGRFFKEHDPASRIYMVREKD; from the coding sequence ATGAAAACGAAAGAGGTCATCCAGGCCGTTTTCGCGGCCCTGGTCGTGTGTCTTTCTTTCCCTCCGGGCGCGGACGCGGGCAGCAGCCGGGTGGGCTCGAAAACCTATTTTGAAACGGACCGCGTCATCCGGTTTTCAAACAAGGTCGAAAAGTTTCTGGAACAAAAACAGGCCCGGGCGGCCATTCTCGCCCGGGTGGGCATAGACAGGGGAAAATTGCCGGAAGGGATTCTTTTCACCCACATCGGCTTTGCCGTTCATTCCCAAATCGCCGGGTCCCCGGGCCGAAAAAATTCCCGCTACGCCATTCACAACCTGTACCAGCGCGACGGCCGGCCGTGGAGAAGCGATTTGATCCGGGATTTTCCGGCGGATTTTTTTTCCGGGGCAAGGATGCTTGAAGCCGGGATCATTATACCGGGGCCGGAGCTTCAAAAACGCCTGACGCAAGTGATTTCATCGGACTTCTATCAGGATGCCCACAACTCCCATTATTCCACCATCGCCAACCCGTTTACCCTGGATATGCAAAACTGCACGGAGCATACCCTGGACATTGTGTTCGCCGCCATGTATCAAACCACGGATATGGCGGAGATTAAACGAAATCAAAAAAAACATTTCATTCCCCACCCGATCAGGGTGAACCCGCTGACGCTGTCAATCGGAGCCATATTGATCCCCGGTCTTTCCACATCCGACCATCCGGGCCCCCCGGTCACCGCCACCTTTGGCTCCATCGGGCGTTTTTTCAAAGAACATGACCCCGCGTCCCGAATTTACATGGTGAGGGAAAAGGACTGA
- a CDS encoding 4-hydroxybenzoate octaprenyltransferase, whose product MGFKNFLKLILVKQTLFALPFAFLGVAFGGGGGPKTWILTAAALAAARSAGMCFNMALDHRIDAKNPRTKDRLIPRGEVAPRQAWVWAWLSCLALIGSAFFLNRLCFYLSFPAVFGLFTYSFFKRFSASSHFYLGLVEAAAPIGGYLAAAGSFSAVPFALGVVIMAWIAGLDIVYALQDMEFDRKEKLHSVPAALGRKKALLVSALCHLVSLSAIVFAGVHTGRGAPYWIGALFVAAVFSRQQALAWRGHDAAQIQKIFAVNMYIAPALFLGAFIDILI is encoded by the coding sequence ATGGGCTTTAAAAATTTTTTGAAACTGATCCTGGTCAAACAGACCCTTTTCGCCCTGCCCTTCGCCTTTCTCGGGGTGGCGTTCGGCGGCGGGGGAGGACCGAAAACATGGATTTTGACCGCCGCGGCCCTGGCGGCGGCCCGGTCCGCCGGAATGTGCTTTAACATGGCGCTGGACCATCGAATAGACGCGAAAAATCCCAGGACAAAGGACCGGCTCATCCCAAGGGGGGAGGTCGCGCCCCGGCAGGCCTGGGTCTGGGCGTGGCTGTCCTGCCTGGCGCTTATCGGGTCGGCGTTTTTTTTAAACCGCCTGTGCTTTTATCTTTCCTTTCCCGCCGTGTTTGGGCTTTTCACCTATTCCTTTTTCAAGCGCTTTTCCGCCTCCTCCCATTTTTACCTGGGGCTGGTGGAGGCGGCGGCGCCCATTGGGGGCTACCTGGCGGCCGCCGGTTCTTTCTCCGCGGTCCCGTTCGCCCTGGGCGTCGTCATCATGGCCTGGATCGCCGGTCTGGACATTGTTTACGCGCTCCAGGACATGGAGTTCGACCGGAAAGAAAAGCTTCATTCCGTTCCGGCGGCCCTGGGCCGGAAAAAGGCGCTTTTGGTATCGGCGCTGTGCCACCTGGTCTCTTTGTCCGCCATTGTCTTTGCGGGCGTCCACACGGGACGGGGCGCCCCGTACTGGATCGGGGCGCTTTTCGTGGCCGCAGTCTTCTCGCGGCAGCAGGCCCTGGCATGGCGGGGCCATGACGCGGCTCAAATCCAAAAAATATTCGCCGTCAACATGTATATCGCCCCGGCGCTTTTCCTGGGGGCTTTCATCGACATTCTGATTTAA
- a CDS encoding conserved hypothetical protein (Evidence 4 : Unknown function but conserved in other organisms) has product MSFKNLKELIAHFENAGELRRVSAQVDPNLEITEITDRISKQNGPALLFENVKNSPFPVLINAFGSFERMEALLGGRPLDELALKIQSLMKLKPPQGLREKIKTLMDLKSLSEIFPKKIRRAPCQEIVMEKDGGLLDLLPILTCWPHDGGPFITLPMVITKDPETGVQNMGMYRMHKYDAATTGMHWQYNKDGTRHFDKHKRLNRRMDVAVALGGSPLVTYASTAPLPPDVDELIFAGFLGGRPVQTVKAKTSDLYVPAESDFVLEGYVDPDEDRVEGPFGDHTGFYSPADRYPVFHITLITHRKDAIYPATIVGKPPMEDCYMAKATERLFLPMIKMVVPEIVDMELPMEGVFHNCALVSIDKKYPGQAKKVIHALWGLGQMASTKFIVVFDKDIDLKDSGTVVWKLLNNVDPGRDLVFSQGPLDALDHSAAFADFGGKMGVDATRKTREEGMGRPWPEEIKMSDDMIRRVTGRWAEYGL; this is encoded by the coding sequence ATGTCATTTAAAAATTTAAAAGAGCTGATCGCTCATTTTGAAAACGCCGGGGAGCTGAGGCGGGTGTCCGCCCAGGTGGACCCGAACCTTGAGATCACGGAAATCACGGACCGAATCAGCAAACAAAATGGACCGGCCCTGCTTTTTGAAAACGTGAAAAACAGCCCCTTCCCGGTTTTGATCAACGCCTTTGGAAGCTTTGAAAGGATGGAGGCCCTCCTGGGGGGCCGGCCCCTTGACGAGCTGGCGCTCAAAATACAGTCCCTCATGAAATTAAAGCCGCCCCAGGGTTTGAGGGAAAAAATCAAAACCCTGATGGACTTAAAAAGCCTGTCCGAAATTTTTCCCAAAAAAATCCGGCGGGCCCCCTGCCAGGAAATCGTGATGGAAAAAGACGGGGGGCTTTTGGACCTTCTGCCCATTCTCACATGCTGGCCCCATGACGGCGGGCCCTTTATCACCCTTCCGATGGTCATCACCAAAGACCCGGAAACCGGGGTCCAGAACATGGGCATGTACCGGATGCACAAGTACGACGCGGCCACCACCGGCATGCACTGGCAGTACAACAAGGACGGGACCCGCCATTTCGACAAACACAAGCGCTTGAATCGCCGCATGGACGTGGCCGTGGCCCTGGGGGGCTCCCCTCTTGTGACGTACGCCTCCACCGCGCCCCTTCCCCCGGACGTGGATGAGCTGATATTCGCGGGTTTTCTGGGAGGGCGCCCCGTTCAAACCGTGAAAGCCAAAACCTCGGATCTGTATGTGCCGGCGGAATCCGATTTCGTGCTGGAAGGATATGTGGACCCGGATGAAGACCGCGTGGAAGGCCCGTTCGGGGACCACACCGGGTTTTATTCCCCGGCGGACCGCTACCCGGTTTTTCACATCACCCTCATCACCCACAGAAAAGACGCGATCTATCCCGCCACCATCGTGGGAAAGCCGCCCATGGAAGACTGCTATATGGCCAAAGCCACGGAGCGCCTCTTTCTTCCCATGATCAAAATGGTGGTCCCTGAAATCGTGGACATGGAGCTGCCCATGGAGGGGGTCTTTCACAACTGCGCCCTGGTCTCCATCGACAAAAAATACCCGGGCCAGGCCAAAAAGGTCATCCACGCGCTTTGGGGGCTGGGCCAGATGGCCTCCACCAAATTCATCGTGGTGTTCGACAAAGACATCGATTTGAAAGACTCCGGCACGGTGGTGTGGAAACTGTTGAACAATGTGGACCCCGGCCGGGACCTGGTGTTTTCCCAGGGCCCCCTGGACGCCCTGGACCATTCGGCCGCCTTCGCGGATTTCGGGGGAAAAATGGGCGTGGACGCCACCCGGAAAACCCGGGAGGAGGGAATGGGAAGACCATGGCCGGAAGAGATTAAAATGTCGGATGATATGATCCGGCGGGTGACCGGGAGATGGGCGGAATATGGGCTTTAA
- a CDS encoding conserved hypothetical protein (Evidence 4 : Unknown function but conserved in other organisms), which yields MKDSFSRRHGFHPEEKEIKIRNDASRSMRGVIVDIAYDKGFSPKTLRPVVCRALRKRPDINNAWSEYPNIDEEIRNLLDECEWYKIYDVIEEIYKSASSAQAPDFETEINSYFREEGIGWQLISGKIEVRGEEGFELGSKRAQESLKQSGLQTASKEIHEAILDMSRRPSPDITGTIQHSMAALECVMREISGNPRATLGEIIKRYQDVIPKPLDQSIKKAWGFTSEMGRHLREGRIPSFEEAELILGLCASLSTYLVKKHNQH from the coding sequence ATGAAAGACTCTTTTTCAAGGCGTCATGGATTTCATCCAGAAGAAAAGGAAATCAAAATACGCAATGATGCCTCCCGTAGCATGCGAGGTGTTATAGTTGATATCGCGTACGATAAGGGTTTTAGTCCGAAAACTCTTAGGCCGGTCGTTTGTCGAGCGTTGCGTAAACGTCCAGATATTAATAATGCTTGGTCCGAATATCCTAATATCGATGAAGAAATAAGAAATCTTTTGGACGAGTGCGAGTGGTATAAAATTTATGATGTAATAGAAGAAATATACAAAAGCGCATCTTCAGCCCAAGCTCCAGATTTCGAGACAGAAATCAATTCTTATTTTCGAGAAGAAGGTATTGGATGGCAACTAATATCCGGAAAAATCGAAGTGCGTGGTGAAGAGGGATTTGAACTCGGATCAAAAAGGGCTCAGGAAAGTCTAAAACAAAGTGGTCTGCAAACAGCAAGCAAAGAAATTCATGAGGCAATATTGGATATGTCTCGTCGACCGAGCCCTGACATCACTGGAACAATTCAGCATTCTATGGCTGCCCTTGAATGTGTTATGCGAGAGATCAGCGGCAACCCACGAGCCACCCTCGGCGAAATAATAAAAAGATACCAAGATGTTATACCCAAGCCGTTAGACCAGTCCATAAAAAAAGCATGGGGCTTTACCTCTGAAATGGGGCGACATTTGCGTGAAGGTCGGATACCATCTTTTGAAGAGGCAGAGTTGATATTGGGACTTTGTGCGTCATTATCAACATATCTTGTTAAGAAACATAATCAGCATTGA
- a CDS encoding Plasmid maintenance system antidote protein, XRE family, which yields MTKLDPVTPGEILSEEFLKPMGLSQYRLAKEIGVPAQRISEIVSNKRSITADTDLRLCRFFGLSNGYWLRAQVAYDTEVAERALGPLLKKIKPWSEHAAQA from the coding sequence ATGACAAAATTAGATCCTGTAACCCCAGGTGAAATCCTGTCGGAAGAATTCTTAAAACCAATGGGGCTCAGCCAATACCGCCTGGCTAAGGAAATCGGTGTCCCGGCTCAGCGTATCAGCGAGATTGTATCCAATAAGCGTTCTATCACAGCCGACACTGACTTACGATTGTGCAGATTCTTTGGTTTATCTAACGGATATTGGTTACGCGCGCAAGTCGCCTACGATACGGAAGTCGCAGAGCGCGCGCTTGGCCCATTACTAAAAAAAATCAAACCTTGGTCTGAACATGCGGCCCAAGCATAG
- the ywnH gene encoding putative phosphinothricin acetyltransferase YwnH (Evidence 3 : Putative function from multiple computational evidences): MRIATKKDLSDIVAIYNSTIPTRQSTADTEEVTVESKLEWFRRHSPDKRPLWVREENGKVVAWVSFQSFYGRPAYEQTVEISIYISPEHRGKGLGRTLLEESLESAKQFDIKTIVGFIFSHNIPSINLFKSFGFEEWGALPNVARMDGKEYSLSIMGKRIKE; this comes from the coding sequence ATGAGAATTGCCACAAAGAAAGATTTGAGCGATATCGTCGCGATATACAACTCCACCATCCCCACACGGCAATCCACGGCGGACACAGAAGAAGTGACGGTTGAATCAAAGCTGGAATGGTTCCGGCGACATTCGCCCGACAAAAGACCCTTATGGGTGCGCGAAGAAAATGGGAAAGTGGTCGCCTGGGTCAGTTTTCAATCCTTCTATGGCCGGCCCGCATATGAGCAGACCGTTGAAATCAGCATTTACATATCCCCGGAACACAGGGGGAAAGGACTGGGGCGAACTCTTTTGGAAGAATCTTTGGAATCGGCGAAGCAATTCGACATTAAAACGATTGTCGGTTTTATTTTTTCGCATAATATTCCAAGCATTAATCTATTTAAATCATTTGGGTTTGAAGAATGGGGCGCTCTCCCGAATGTGGCCCGCATGGATGGAAAAGAATACAGTCTTTCTATTATGGGCAAACGTATAAAGGAATAA
- a CDS encoding Cupin, translated as MNTEPEVSSLKNLVNYQDGSVVSKTLIKKETGTVTLFAFDQGQGLSEHTAPFDALVCVLDGEAEIMISGKPYVLKTGEMIILPVNKPHSLKAVKRFKMMLTMIRS; from the coding sequence ATGAATACTGAGCCTGAGGTAAGTTCCTTAAAGAATTTGGTCAACTATCAGGATGGGTCTGTTGTGAGCAAAACTTTAATCAAAAAAGAGACAGGAACCGTGACATTGTTTGCTTTTGATCAGGGACAGGGATTAAGCGAGCATACCGCGCCGTTTGACGCGTTGGTTTGCGTCCTGGATGGTGAGGCGGAAATTATGATCTCAGGAAAACCGTATGTATTGAAAACAGGGGAAATGATTATTTTGCCGGTTAATAAACCCCATTCCCTCAAAGCGGTCAAGAGATTTAAAATGATGCTTACCATGATCAGATCATAA
- a CDS encoding conserved hypothetical protein (Evidence 4 : Unknown function but conserved in other organisms): protein MAEKTIYNCHSHLFTHENIPNRYFPLFLVPALRMAPFRFVLRGVMKAIVPWTKNDKAHRYAAFIQAAYRKTQEGNLKRLMGYYPEGTRFIVLPMDMAYMGAGKVKEDIEAQHAELAGLSKDEKYSHILIPFAHIEPRRPHALRRLRSLVENHHFKGVKIYPTLGYGPDHEILMEEIYPYMVEKNIPLLAHCSTGSVNSKDMSRHDAHALADPDHYRKVMDAFPELRVCLGHFGGIGEWRRRLNEPRNPDKPTWLKKILELIRSGDYPNLYTDISYTIFNFQENAPFLKILLEERAVLEKTLFGSDFYTVESQKYSEKRLSTGLRFALGEDIFWKIANENPKRYLGLAQK, encoded by the coding sequence ATGGCTGAAAAAACCATTTATAACTGCCACAGCCATCTTTTTACCCATGAGAATATCCCGAACAGGTATTTCCCTTTATTCCTGGTTCCCGCGCTGAGAATGGCCCCGTTTCGCTTTGTTCTGAGGGGAGTGATGAAGGCGATTGTTCCGTGGACAAAAAATGATAAAGCCCATCGCTACGCCGCTTTTATACAGGCGGCATACAGAAAAACGCAGGAAGGCAACCTGAAGCGCCTGATGGGCTATTATCCGGAAGGAACACGCTTTATTGTTCTTCCGATGGATATGGCCTATATGGGAGCGGGAAAGGTTAAAGAAGACATCGAAGCGCAGCATGCTGAGCTTGCCGGACTCTCAAAGGATGAAAAATATAGTCACATATTGATACCGTTCGCTCATATAGAGCCACGTCGTCCCCATGCGCTCCGCAGACTGCGGTCACTGGTTGAAAACCATCATTTTAAAGGCGTAAAAATATATCCGACATTGGGGTATGGGCCGGATCATGAGATCCTGATGGAGGAGATATATCCCTATATGGTGGAAAAAAACATTCCGCTTCTGGCCCATTGCTCCACGGGTTCGGTTAATTCAAAAGACATGAGCAGACACGACGCGCATGCTCTGGCGGATCCCGACCATTACAGGAAAGTCATGGACGCTTTTCCAGAACTCAGAGTTTGCCTGGGACATTTTGGAGGAATCGGAGAGTGGAGACGGCGCTTGAATGAACCCCGAAATCCCGATAAGCCCACGTGGCTGAAGAAAATCCTGGAACTGATACGCAGTGGCGATTACCCGAACCTGTACACCGATATATCCTATACGATCTTCAATTTTCAGGAAAACGCGCCTTTTCTAAAAATATTATTAGAGGAACGCGCCGTTTTAGAAAAAACGCTGTTTGGATCGGACTTCTATACGGTCGAAAGCCAAAAATACTCTGAGAAGCGTTTGTCAACGGGACTTCGTTTCGCTTTGGGTGAGGATATATTCTGGAAAATAGCCAATGAAAATCCAAAGCGATACTTAGGGCTCGCTCAAAAATAA